In the genome of Candidatus Ornithobacterium hominis, the window CAGGCGTGACTCAAAGTGCTGGGGGGCTGAATAGCAAAGCTCAACCCATTGACAACCGCCCAGCGTTTTATTCGCTGGCATTCATCATGTTTAAAGGAATTTAAAATGGCAATTACAGATAAAAACACGATTAAAAAATGGTTTAGAAACTTTCTAAAACCTACACAGGAGCAGTTTTGGAACTGGATGGATAGCTACTGGCACAAAGAAGAAAAGATTCCACAAGATACAATAGAGGGTTGGGATGAGTTTCTACAGAGCCTGCCATCTCAGGGAACTTTGCAAAACTATTTGCTGAAAGATGCCAGCAACTTGAATAACGACGAAAAAACGTTATTAGTTAGTGCTATGCATGCGCTTACCCACGACCACGAAAAAGAGGGTGAAACAATCCAAGGAACGGGCTATACAAAAGCCCAAGTGGATAACCTCCTAGACAACATAGACTTAACCACCAAAGCAAATAAAACAGCTGAAAACCTCGCAGAGGATGATGTAGAAAAATGGAGAGAGAAATTAGGAATTGAAGAAGTCTCTAATCTGTCTAACAATAATCAAACTATTTTGCCCAATGTCATCAGAGAAATTGACGTGCAAGGAAGATTAGACTTCAAAAACATCTCCCTGAAAGAGAGTGAAGATGTAACTTTTTCAGAAAAACTCGTAGTCAATGCTGATGGGACTCTTGCAAAAAAAACTGATTTACCCATTGTGAATTTGCAGTTTGCTTTTCCTCAAGAAGTTAGTGTAAACCATATATACCCAAACTGGACTAAACCTGACAGCTATCAACTACAAATCCAACACGCATTAGAAAGCTGGAAAAGTGAAGAGGGTTGGGAGGCTGTCCCTGAAAATTTTTGGAGGGTTGAGACTTTGGATAACAGAAAACCTGAAGCTGCAAAGTTGCTAAATGAAGGGAGAGGATTTGAATTGAAGTATAATAAAGAGCTGGACAATTATTACCAAACTACAGACAAGTTAAAACCTGTGATGCTGGCTGAAACAAAGGATTTCATATTTAAAAAAAATGAAAATGTAGCCATTAAATTTTTAGTTGAAGACCACAAAAGAATAGGAAGTGCCGTTGGGTTTTTCACTTTTTATGGAACAAAAACCCAGAATCAGAATGGAATAAACAGACTTGAGTTAGGTTCGGCTGGAGGTGTGTATGGGCTGGGTCATTACAGAAAATCCATCATCAACAAGAATTATTATTATCTGTACAAAATAGAGAATTCCATTATTGTAATAGCTTACACGCCTTATGCAATAGGAAATCTTGGACTCCCAGATGGGAATTTAAATGTAACTCAATATACGTTAGGGGATGATAATTATAAACTAAGATTTGAAAATCCACAAGCAAAAATCACACAAGTTAAAGTTAACAGAATATGAAAAAAACAATAGACCTCTCAAAGTACGAATTTAAAGGGCAATTTCAGCTACAAATCAGCAATCACCCAAAGTCAGGGCTAATAAGAATAATTGACTACTTCGGGGCTAACATTTCTGAAAAATTTAAAATCATTGACCATGATGCAGACATGCTCTATTTTAATCAAAAAGGAGAGCCTTTACCTGAATTCACACACAAAGTAAGACAAAGGGGCAGGGACTGGAAAGTAGATAATTCTTATGAAGTTTTTGAAAGGAATCCGCAAGGAGAGCCTGTGTTAGATGAGGCAGGAAACCCAATTAAACACCCTGCGTATGAGTACTTCATTAAAGAGATTTATTCCAACCCCACTCCCTTAAAAGACATTCTTCAAAACTCAATTCATATTGATGATAAGAATAATTTATTTGACGAAGGAAGTGCCCCTACCCAAAATTTGGAAGAACCTACAGAAGAAGTAGTCAAAGACATTATTGAGTAAAAATTTTTAAAGCCTTTAAAAAATCATGAAAAACTGGATTAAAAATAAAATATTATGGCTAGTAGCTTATGGATTATTTTTTCCACTTACTTGGTGGAATAAACGAGCCGTGCGTAAAGTATATGGAAGTACAAAGGGTTATGATTATAAATCGGCAGTGAATTTAGACGTTTTTGCAAATTCAGAATTCAAAACATTACTAAACCGCAAGCTTTTAACCCCGAATTCAATCCACCACTTCGGGCATAGGAAAGAAACCATATCTAGTGTTTTAGGCAAGAACTCAAGAGCTAAAACCCTTTCTGAAAAAGGCGAAAAACTCAGAAAATTGGTAGACAAATTAGACAAGTCAGTCCCCAATCACTGCGAGCACTGGATTAATAAAAGAATCAAACACCGAGAGGAGAATTTTGAGAAATTTTTTAAGCCTTAAAAAATATTTTAATCTGAAAATAAAAAAATGATACAGGATAAGCCCACAAGAGAGAAAGTGGAGAAATTACACCCTAAAATCAGGCCAGAATTAGAACAAATCATTCAAGAATGCGACAGGGCACTTACAGGAAGAGCAAAGCTCAGGATTACACAGGGATACCGAACAATTGCGGAGCAAAACGCACTCTATGCACAAGGCAGAACCAAGCCAGGCAAACGGGTAACCAATGCACGTGGCGGAAGCAGTGTACACAATTACGCCCTTGCTGTAGATATGGCGCTTATCATAGACGGAAAGTCTGCGAGCTGGGACGTAAAAGCAGACTGGGACGGCGATAAACAAGCCGACTGGATGGAGGTTGTTCTCATTTTCAAACGCCACGGCTGGGAATGGGGTGGCGATTGGCGAACGTTCAGGGATATGCCACATTTTCAGAAAACATTTGGGCACTCTGTTCAATCATTGAAAAACTTAAGAAAAGATGCAGAAGGCTATGTTATTATTTAGTCTGCTTTTTCTTTTTTCCTGCGGAACTAAAAAAGTAAGGGTTCAGCAAGAGGAATATCAAGCACAGCAAATCAAATTGCAAAAGTTAGACAGTTTAATTGAAGCAAAAATAGCACTCAACCAAGCCTTTAATCAAAAAAGTTTCTTTGAAAACTCAAAATTTGAATTAAAGAGTATAAGCTACACCACGCCGCTTGAATACACGCATGAATTGAACGGCAAAGTGGTTGAGAAAATAACTCTTTCAGGTGGAGTGCTTTTACGAAGTAAAGATGCAAATAATCAATCAGTTAATCAAACTTTTCAAGAAAAAAAAGACGAAAAAAGTAAAGTTTTTGTTGAGTCTGAAAGTATAGATAGACGGCAAGTTAAAAAGAAGGAAAAAACAAAAGAATTGAAAGGTATTCAGTTTAATTTTTGGATTTATTTCTTTGGGTTTTTATTAAGTGTTTTAGCTTATTTAACATGGCGTTTAAAGCTGCTTTAAAAAGTATTTAAAACCGAATTAAATATCATTTAAACACTTGGAGGTAGTGTATAAAAGTCCTCCGCTTTAAAGTTACCACACATTTAAACGAGAGCCACAGGCTACGGAGGACAAAAGTCTTCTGTTCCTGTGGCTTTTTTTGGTTAAATAGTGGAATAGATCGGGGAGATATTGCTCTTCAGGACTGGTGCTGGATACCTCCAAAGTATTTCGGCGGTGATGCAAAAAAATCTGCTGCAGAATTATGGCGGAAAGAGTTATTACCAATGGGTGTAAGGCTTATGAGTAAAGTGCTTGACGATATCAGTACTGGCCGTATAATTAAAGTGCCACAACGGAATGAAGTTAGCACCTGGGAGCCGTCCACTAAAGTTAATGACGTGTACAGACCAGACGCACTAATGTTATCGTATATAATTGATAATAATTAGAACTTTAAAGCCTGCTGGTCATCAGCAGGCTTTAAAAATTTTTGCACATTTTGTTTTAAATTTTTGCACATTTTGTTTTGCGGATTATACATAGTCCGCAGTAGTCTGCTTACAAAAAATAGGCAAAAAAGGAGTTTGGCTAAACGCCGCCACTCTTTTTGCCTTTTTTGTTTTCGCATCCAACTTTGCGGGCTATCCGTTCCATCCCGGCCGCGGATTAGTGCGAAGAAATACAATGATATATTTCACTTAAAAATTGATTGGATTTGGAAATTACAAAGTATCTAACGGGCTTTTGACTTGATTTTTAGTATTAAAAGTAACATGCGTATAAATTTGAGTAGTTTTAATGCTGTTGTGACCCAATAATTCTTGAATCAACCGAATGTCTACACCATTTTCAATCAAATGAGTTGCATAACTATGGCGTAAACTATGAACCCCCACATATTTGTGAATTTTGGCTTTTTTCAAGGCTCTTTTAAAAATCGTTTGAACACTACTTACCGAATACTTTCCGCCATATTGTCCTTCAAAAAGGTATTTTTTAGGTTTGTAGTTCTTATAATAATCTCGTAACAATGGCAAAATAGAATCAGGTAAAGTTACGTATCTATCTTTTTTGCCTTTGGCAGCAGAAATCAAAACAAGCATTCTATCGCTATCAATATGGCCAATTTCTATCCCGACAATTTCGCTTACTCTCAATCCCATACCATAACACAATTTTAAAATTAATAAATGTTTAGGGTTATTCACTTGAGAGAAGATTGCCGTAACTTCCGCTTTGCTCAGCAGTTTGGGTAAAGTTGAGGGCTTTTTGGGACGGGGAATATCAAAAAACATTTTCTCTTGATGCAAAACTTGTTCAAAATAAAATTTAATTGCATTGATTTTGCTATTAATTTTACGTTCACCCATTTTTAAATCACGAACACAATACAAAAAATAATCTTTTAATCTCTCCTTAGAAAGTTCATTAACAGGTTTATTTTTTAGTATCAGAAGCAAATGCATCAATTCAGAAACATAGGTTTTGATGGTGTTTTGGCTATAAGCTTTCAGATCCAATTGCACGATAAACTTTTGCAATGCCAATTGATTTTCGGTAGAAAGAAGATGAAACTTAGTGGGAAAATATTTTTTAGGATCCATACCCAATTGTGACCTCACCGCATCATTATCCGGAAGAAACCATGACTTTTGGGATCGACTCCATTTTGCAAAAGGGAAAGAATGTTTTAACTCATCCTTTAAAAGGTGATTAAAAGGAAAATCAACCCAAATTACATTTTTATTATTGTGTTTTCCAAAAAAAAACCGGTAACAATCAAAATTCATCATGTCAATTTTTTGTATATACAGCGATTACAAAAGTAAAATATATACAGATTATCTACAACAAAATAATAGTTTAAACTTTTGAATTATAGAAAGATAACCACTGAATTGAAATTAATTTGTATTTTAGGGAAAGTTGTGTATATTTGCGTGTTAGCTGACATTTTATAAACCAAACGTATCAAAATGAACTTACCAAAACTGATTTCAATTTTAGTTATTTTTCTAATTATCAACTCTTGTGCTACGAAAAACAATGAAAACGAACTAAAAAATAAAATTGAAAAAATCATCTCAACCGAAAATGGTGACTTTGGTGTCTCCATCATTGACGAAAATAATAATATCGTTGAAATTAATGGTAAAAAACATTATCCTTTATTAAGCACTTTCAAATTTCCAATTGCTTTGACAATCCTACACAAAGTTGAAAAAAGAGAACTTTCAATGCAACAACAAATCTTCATCAAAAAAGAAGAATTGCTAGAAAATACTTGGAGTCCATTTAAAGAAAAACACCCAGATGGAAACATCTCAATTTCATTAGAAGAAGCAATTAATTGGATGATTGTTTACAGTGATAATAATCTAACTGATATTTTATTACGCTTATTAGGCGGAACTGAAACAGTAGAAAAATTTATTGATGACGAAAATTTTGTCATAAAAAACAATGAAGATGAAATGCACAGAGATTGGAATTCTCAATTTATAAATAAATCAACACCAAATTCATTTGCCCAACTTTTGAAGAAATTTTCCGAAGGAAAAATATTAAACTCTGAAAATACTAAATGGCTATATCAATCTATGGTTAAAAGTGAAACAGGTGTAAAACGATTAAAAGGAAAACTACCAAATGTTAAAATTGCACAGAGAGCAGGAACTTCTTTCACAAATGACGAAGGTATTACAGGCGCGATAAACAATGTAGGAATTATGGAGCTTCCAAATAATCAAAAAATTTATATTGCTGTATTCGTCCACAATACTTCCGAAGAATTCAGTAAAGGAGAGGAAATAATTGCTGATATTGCTAAAACCACCTATGAATTTTACACAAAAAAATAAAAACGTCAGCTAACAGTGTATTTGCAAAAGGCGGGGTTGAATATATTTTGTGAAAATAAGTTAGCAGCATCCGCAAAATATTTTTCCACTTCCCGTTTTTTTGTAATTTAGTCAGTGGAAAAAATATTTTGCTCAAGGTGGTTTTTCTTCCGACTTTTTGTTCAAAGTAGCCCGCCCTTCGCAAATACTTTTTCCGTTATCTGTAAGCGTAAAAAAATATTATGTTTAAAATAAAATTACTAATTCTGACTTTAATTTTATTTGCAAATTATTCTTGTGCTCAAAGTGAAAAAGCAAAACCTATAGATCATTATTTTAATGTTGTTGATTCATTAGAATTCGCCAAACTAAAGGAAAGTGGAATCATTGATAAGAATGAGAAAATAGTTTCTGGATATCGTGAAAAAAATTCTGAAACCTTAAATTCAAAAGGATTTGAAAAATTAGCAAATATTAGAGCAGAAGTTTATGCTAACTATTTCAAAGATTATTTACTATTGCAAAGTCTTGATTATAAAGATGATATTTATGCTTTGTATTTTTCAGTTGCAGGATTTGATGATGTTGAATTCCAAATCTTGAAATGGAAGAAAAATAATTGGGAAAATGAAGAAAAAGTAGATAAAAGGTCTGTTTACGAAGAAACAAATAAAGATTTTGAAAAAATTGCGTTTAATTACGACGAAGGTCCAAAAAATTTAGAAAATCCGAAGATATTTGTAAAAAATGATTATCTAATAATGGAAAGAAGTGGACTTTATTATTCTCTTTATGATTTAAAAATGAATAAACTTTTAATTAATGATGAAAGTCCTTGGAATTCTGCAACAGATAATAGTCCAGCAGGATTGAATAAATGGATTAAAGAGAATATTCATAATAAAATTGAAGCGAAGATAAATAACGCCTACAGATAACAGTGTATTTGCAAAAAACGGGGTTGAATTTTTCCTTTGAGGATTAGTTTTTAATATCCGAAAAAATGCTTTTCATATTTCAATTTTTAGTAATTTAGAAATCTGAAAAAGCATTTTGCTCCACGCGATTTTCCTTATCACTTTTGGTTTGCAGTATCCCCGTTCTTCGCAAATACTTTTTTCGTTAGCTACAATTTTGACCAAACCCACAACCTTAATTTCCTGAAATTTAAAAATTCATTTGTCGAAATCAAAAATATTATTACATTTGTATTATTCACCTTGTTTAATACAAATAAAATAATAATGAAAAATGATAAAAAACTAAAT includes:
- the bla gene encoding class A beta-lactamase, giving the protein MNLPKLISILVIFLIINSCATKNNENELKNKIEKIISTENGDFGVSIIDENNNIVEINGKKHYPLLSTFKFPIALTILHKVEKRELSMQQQIFIKKEELLENTWSPFKEKHPDGNISISLEEAINWMIVYSDNNLTDILLRLLGGTETVEKFIDDENFVIKNNEDEMHRDWNSQFINKSTPNSFAQLLKKFSEGKILNSENTKWLYQSMVKSETGVKRLKGKLPNVKIAQRAGTSFTNDEGITGAINNVGIMELPNNQKIYIAVFVHNTSEEFSKGEEIIADIAKTTYEFYTKK
- the xerA gene encoding site-specific tyrosine recombinase/integron integrase → MDPKKYFPTKFHLLSTENQLALQKFIVQLDLKAYSQNTIKTYVSELMHLLLILKNKPVNELSKERLKDYFLYCVRDLKMGERKINSKINAIKFYFEQVLHQEKMFFDIPRPKKPSTLPKLLSKAEVTAIFSQVNNPKHLLILKLCYGMGLRVSEIVGIEIGHIDSDRMLVLISAAKGKKDRYVTLPDSILPLLRDYYKNYKPKKYLFEGQYGGKYSVSSVQTIFKRALKKAKIHKYVGVHSLRHSYATHLIENGVDIRLIQELLGHNSIKTTQIYTHVTFNTKNQVKSPLDTL
- a CDS encoding M15 family metallopeptidase, whose translation is MIQDKPTREKVEKLHPKIRPELEQIIQECDRALTGRAKLRITQGYRTIAEQNALYAQGRTKPGKRVTNARGGSSVHNYALAVDMALIIDGKSASWDVKADWDGDKQADWMEVVLIFKRHGWEWGGDWRTFRDMPHFQKTFGHSVQSLKNLRKDAEGYVII